In the Xanthobacteraceae bacterium genome, ATCAATGACGCTCAATGTCGATCACGCAATGGACCGCCGCCGCATGCGCCGCAAGGTGACTTTCTGGCGGGTGCTCGGCGTTGCCGCGCTTCTGTTCGCGCTGGCGGGACTGTGGGCCGCCTATGGCGGCGCCAACTACGTCGAGAAGTCGAGCGCGCATGTCGCGCGCGTCACCATCGGCGGGTTGATCCGCAACGACAAGAAGCGCGTGGAACTGCTCGAGGAGATCGAGAAGTCCGGCGCGCAGGCGGTGATCCTCGTGATCGACAGCCCCGGCGGCACCGTCGCCGGCTCCGAGCAACTCTATAATGCGCTCCGCAAGCTGGCGGCGAAGAAGCCGGTGGTCGCGGTGGTCGAAGGCACCGCCGCCTCTGGCGCGTATATCGCCGCGATGGGCGCGGACCGCATCTTCGCGCCGCGCGGCGCGATCGTCGGTTCCATCGGCGTGATCTTCCAGTATCCGAACCTGTCCGGCCTGCTCAAGAATGTCGGCGTGAATGTCGAGGCGATCCGCTCGACGCCGCTGAAAGCCATGCCGAGCGGCGTGGAACCGACCCCGCCGGAAGCGCAGGCTGCGATCCGCGCGCTGGTCGAGGACAACTACACCTGGTTCAAGTCGCTGGTGCAGGAGCGCCGCGCGCTCGACAACGCGACGCTCCTGAAGGCGTCGGACGGCCGCGTGTTCACGGCTTCGCAGGCGTTACCGCTGCGTCTCATCGACGAGATCGGCGACGAGAAGTCCGCGCGCGAATGGCTGGAGAAGAACAAGAAAGTATCGAAAGATTTGAAGGCGCGTGACTGGCGGGTCACGACCGCCGGCTCCGAGTTCCGCTGGCTCGGCGCGCTTGCGCCGTTCGCGGATTCGCTCGGATTGTCGTCGCTGGCCGCGGCACTTGCGAACGAAGGCGTCTTGCGCGCCGCAGCGCAGGCGCAACTTGACGGGCTATTGGCCCTCTGGCACCCTCAAATCGCGAACTGACCTGAGCCAAGTCTTTTTGATTGTTCGGCTTTTTCGATTTCGCCGGGCACGATTTTCGACCGGCAGGTTTATAGCGGCGGGCTGATATTTCGATGATCAAGTCGGAACTGGTGCAGAGAATCTCCACCGCGAATCCGCATCTCTATCAACGCGACGTCGAGAACATCGTCGATGCGATTCTCGACGAGATCACGGTCGCGCTGGCGCGCGGCGATCGCGTCGAGTTGCGCGGCTTCGGCGCGTTCTCGGTCAAGAACAGGCCCGCGCGCGTGGGGCGCAACCCGCGCACCGGCGCGCAGGTGAAGGTGCAGGAAAAGGTCGTGCCCTATTTCAAGACGGGCAAGGAAATGCGCGACCGGCTGAACAAGCCGCAGGCGCCGCGCAAGTGATGCGCAAGTAATTTGCTGATTCGTTCGTCTCTTTTCCGGGCCTGATCGAATGCGAAATCTGTTTCGCTGGCTGTTGCTGATTCCGCTGGGCATCGCGCTTGTGCTGCTCGCAGTGGCCAATCGCGCGCCGGTGACGCTTTCGATCGATCCGTTCTCCCCTGAATCGCCTGCGTTCGCGATCAAGATACCGCTGTTCGTCGCGCTGTTGCTCGCGGTCGTGCTGGGCGTGGTGATCGGCGGCGCTGCCGCCGGGATCGGCCGGATGCGCTGGCGTCATCGCGCGCGCTCCGCCGAGCGCGAGGCGAAGGAATTGCAGGCGCGCAACGAGGAATTCCTCCGCGGCCCCGCATCCGAATCCCGCAGCCGCGAAGTCGCGCTCCGCTGAATATGCACGCGGACCAAATGCGGGTCGTTTCCGCCCGCGAGATCGACGCCGTTCTCGACTTCCCTGCGCTGATCGATGCGCTCCACTCGGCGTTCCGTGCCGACATCGAAACGCCGCTCCGGCATCACCATGCCATCGCCCGCGATGACGGCGAGGCCGCGCTGCTGCTGATGCCCGCGTGGACGAAAGAAAAGGACGGCGCGTTCCTCGGCACCAAGACCGTGACCGTCTTCCCCGGCAACCTCGCGAAGAATATCGGCTCGGTCGCGGGCACCTATCTCCTGATGTCCGGCGACACCGGCGAGCCGCTCGTCACCATCGACGGCCACCGCTTGACCTTGTGGCGTACGGCTGCGGCTTCCGCGCTTGCTGCGAAGTATCTCGCGCGCGAGGATGCCTCGCATTTGCTGCTCATCGGCGCAGGTGCGCTCGCACCGTATCTTGCGCGCGCCCATGCCGCCGTGCGTCCCATAAAAAAAGTCTCGATCTGGAATCGCACGCCGGAGCGCGCGGAAGTACTCGCCAAAGAACTTGCGAACGAGACGTTCGCGGTGGAAGTTGTCGGCGACCGCGAACGTGCAGCGCGCCACGCCGACATCGTGACCTGCAT is a window encoding:
- the sppA gene encoding signal peptide peptidase SppA gives rise to the protein MTLNVDHAMDRRRMRRKVTFWRVLGVAALLFALAGLWAAYGGANYVEKSSAHVARVTIGGLIRNDKKRVELLEEIEKSGAQAVILVIDSPGGTVAGSEQLYNALRKLAAKKPVVAVVEGTAASGAYIAAMGADRIFAPRGAIVGSIGVIFQYPNLSGLLKNVGVNVEAIRSTPLKAMPSGVEPTPPEAQAAIRALVEDNYTWFKSLVQERRALDNATLLKASDGRVFTASQALPLRLIDEIGDEKSAREWLEKNKKVSKDLKARDWRVTTAGSEFRWLGALAPFADSLGLSSLAAALANEGVLRAAAQAQLDGLLALWHPQIAN
- a CDS encoding integration host factor subunit beta, which encodes MIKSELVQRISTANPHLYQRDVENIVDAILDEITVALARGDRVELRGFGAFSVKNRPARVGRNPRTGAQVKVQEKVVPYFKTGKEMRDRLNKPQAPRK
- a CDS encoding DUF1049 domain-containing protein, whose product is MRNLFRWLLLIPLGIALVLLAVANRAPVTLSIDPFSPESPAFAIKIPLFVALLLAVVLGVVIGGAAAGIGRMRWRHRARSAEREAKELQARNEEFLRGPASESRSREVALR
- a CDS encoding ornithine cyclodeaminase family protein, producing the protein MRVVSAREIDAVLDFPALIDALHSAFRADIETPLRHHHAIARDDGEAALLLMPAWTKEKDGAFLGTKTVTVFPGNLAKNIGSVAGTYLLMSGDTGEPLVTIDGHRLTLWRTAAASALAAKYLAREDASHLLLIGAGALAPYLARAHAAVRPIKKVSIWNRTPERAEVLAKELANETFAVEVVGDRERAARHADIVTCITLSQTPVVSGDWLKEGAHLDLVGAFRPNAREADDAAIRRASIYVDTRRGALKEAGDLVMPMAAGILKEDAVKADLFELCRGQAKGRARADEITLFKSVGTAIEDLAAAMLVWRKLS